GTATCAGGATGTTGAGAATTTTAATGTGGCTGCCGCAAATGGTGTGGCATTGGTGCTGGTTACCTTCTCCGTCGGGCTGCTGCTCATGATGGAATGGGCCAAGAAGCGAAAGGAAGTGCATTGATATGCATGTAGAAGTCCGTGATCTGAACAAACATTTCGGTGATTTTCATGCGGTAAAAGATGTCTCATTCGATATTGCCAAAGGCCATCTGATCGGTCTGCTTGGACCCAGCGGAGGTGGGAAAACATCCATTCTGCGGATGCTGGCGGGTCTGGAGAATCCGGGTTCCGGAGAGATTCGCTTTCACGGAAAAGTCGTGAACCATCTGCCTCCACAGGAGCGGGGCATCGGATTTGTATTCCAGAACTATGCCTTGTTCAAACATATGACGGTATTTGAGAATATCGCCTTTGGACTCAAGGTTAAGAAGACGCCAAAAGCCCAGATCCGTGATCGGGTGATGGAACTGGTTGAATTGACCGGGTTAAAAGGTTTCGAACAGCGCTATCCACATCAGTTATCTGGTGGGCAGCGTCAACGTGTTGCTTTTGCCAGAGCACTCGCCCCGGAGCCACAGCTGTTATTGCTGGACGAACCGTTCGCGGCCATTGATGCCAAGATCCGTCAGGAACTGCGTTCATGGTTGCGTGAGTTGATTGAGCGAGTGGGAATCACTTCGATTTTTGTAACGCATGATCAGGATGAAGCGATTGAAGTGGCGGACGAGATTATGATTATCAGTCAGGGTCGTCTGGAACAGAAGGGCACACCTTGGGATATCTACAAAAACCCGCAGACACCGTTTGTCGCTACATTTATCGGGGAGTCTACGGTTGTGGAGGATGCCTCCCAGTTGAAAGGATTCGAACATGCCGTCGAGGGTGAACATACCAAAGCGTTGATTCGACCGGAGTATATTGAGATCGGCTTGAAGAACGAGTTCACCATGTTGTCTGCAACGGAAAAAGGTACAGTCAAACATCTTCATTTCCGCGGTAGTGAATGGATGGTAGAGGTGGACGTACAGGGTCATAAGTTAATCACATATCGTTCCCTGGAGAAAACGACATTGGAGATCGGTCAACAAATTCGAGTCCTTGTACACCGTGCATACCTGTTCAATGACTCCAACAGTTGGGTGGTTGAGAACCGACTGAAGGAAGATCCGATGCCGGTGATGATTTAGATCAAGTGGAAGAAAGGGGCTGCCCATGCAGACGAGGAAGAAGAAAGCCATACTCTTATATGTTGCCCTCATGCTTCTGCTCGTCTGCATGACCGCTGGATGCAGCAAGCAGGAGGAGTCAAGCGAACAGAACGAGCCCTCTGGTAACGATTCATCCAATACGCTGGTGATTGGTGCTTATAGTGTAGCGAAAGATGCTGTAGGCGAATTGCTGCCCAAGTTCCAAGAGGAGTGGAAGGCAAAAACCGGACAGACGATTAACTTTCAAGAGTCCTATGAAGCTTCGGGCACACAGGCAAGAGCCATCGTTGGTGGATTCGAGGCTGATGTGGCCTTGCTCGCGATGGAGAGTGATATCGAGAAGCTGGTCAAAGCCGATCTGGTTAGCTCTGATTGGAAACAGACCCCTAATGAGGGCATGATCACCCGTTCAATTGTTGTTCTGGGCACAAGAGCGGGCAACCCGCTCGGTATTCGTGATTTTCAGGACTTAACCAAGCCAGGAGTGAAGGTACTGTACCCCAATCCAAAGACATCCGGAGGCGCACAATGGGACATTAATGCCATTTATGGTGCCGGATTGAAACTGTCGGAGGAGCAAGAGGGGAAGAAAGATCCTGCCGCAGCCAAGGCTTTTCTCGAACAGGTACATCGTAACGTTGAATCATTGGACAAGAGTGGGCGTTCTTCGATGGCGGCATTCGAATATGGTGTGGGTGATGTCATCGTCACGTATGAAAATGAATTGCTTGCCCGGATCGCCAAAGGTGTAGATTATGACATCGTCATTCCAAAAAATACGATCCTGATTGAGAACCCGGCAGTTGTGGTGAACAAATATGCCGATAAACATGGAAATCGCGAACTGGCAGAAGCCTTTGTCGCATATCTGCGTACACCAGAAGCGCAGCGTATTTTTGCCAAGCATGGTTTTCGTTCAGTAGATCCGGATGTATTTGCACAGACGGAGTCGACATTCCCAACGCCAGAAGGACTATTTGATATCAACTATTTGGGTGGATGGGACGAGGTACGCAGTACGTTGTACTCCAAACGCGGCGTGTGGTATCAGGTGCTCGCTGGATTATGAGTATTGCTGATGTAATCGAATAGGTAACCGAGCATGTGGATACAAAACCTTCATTTCAATGGAAGTAGAGATGGAGGTTTTTTACTGCCAAAAGGTTATAATAGAGGTATACTGAATCATGATTGTTACATAGTACTAGCAGGAAGGTGTGAGTTGGATGAGTGCAGAGATCAAATTATCCCAAAGTACAGCAATTCGACTGGAGCAGGCCCGCGGTAAGGGGATGCCTGAGGAAGAAATTTTAAAAGCTATTCAAGCGAAAGACGTTTCCGCTTTTGACGCCGTGTCTGAAGAGGAATACCGATATACCGAATTTTTCTCGTATGCGGATGAACATGGTGAAAATCTGGAGGCAGCAGTAAAAGATGGCTACCGGATTACCTTTAACACGCGTGGTGGACTCGGAATCTGGTTGGAGAAAGCCTTCAAGGTACAGCCCGAGAAAGACTTCACAGTGGGTGAAGGAATCATCACCGGATTACAATTGAAACCGGAGCAGGCAGAGGTACTGGCGAAGCGGCTTGCATCGAACTGGGTCATTACGGATTCGAAGGATGTACCTGCGGGTCAGGAACTGACGTTGAAGCTGCGGGCACTGGTATAGTTCCAGCGCGGAGTGGATGTGACTCGAATTAATCGGTCGTGGCCTGTTTAAAAGGTAAGGCCTGATCTTCATGCGGATGACCCGCTTATAAGGTTGCATCACATGCTGACGAAGCGTACGCTCCCGAATGGAGCGAAGCATGGAATTAAAGTCTGACGGTGAACGGTCAGACCACAGACTGTCCCGAATTGCAGTGGAGAACTGCAACGGGATGGTCTTTTTTTTGCAAAAACGGAGGTGGACGATTACAATCTACATATCATTAATTCAGGGGGAATGCGGATTGGATCAGCTAACATTTCTGGGCACAGGCGATGCGATGGGCGTTCCACGTGTATATTGTGATTGCGACGTATGTACAGAGGCGAGGCTTACGGGAGAGAATAAACGGAAACGCTCTTCTGTTCTGATTGACGGTGGTGGGGATGGTGCGAATGAACAGTTCATGATTGACTGCGGACCAGACTGGAGATCACAGATGGAGGATCAGGGATTGCGTATGGTGCATACGCTGCTCATCACTCATGCGCATTTTGACCATATTGGAGGATTGCCGGAATGGGCGGATGCATGCCGCTGGTTGGGTGTAAAGGGGCGTTTGTATGCACCACGCGAAGTGATTGCTACCATTCAGGGACAGTTTCCCTGGCTGGGTCGTCATATGGACTTTCTTGAAACGGATGATGATATTGAACTAGGCGGCTGGAAGGTACATTCCTGGAAAGTATGCCATGGACATAACGGGTATTCGTACGCTTATCGATTGGATCAGGGTGGGTATAGCTGGGCGTATTGTTCAGACGCCATTGACCTGAAGGATGCCGAGAAAGAGCCATTGCACGGACTGGATCTGCTGGTGCTTGGAACAAGCTTTGTGCATGAACTTGCGGAATTCTCAACACGTTCCGTGTACGATATGCGTGAGGCGCAGGAGCTGCTGTGGGAACTGAAGCCGGGTCATACTTATTTTACACATATGTCTCATGACGTTGATGTACGGCAGAATTATAATCTGGATCAAGGTATTACGATTGCCCTTACCGGGATGAAGGTGCCGCTTGGAACATTAAAGCTGGAAACGAATGCGTAACCCAACTTAACTAGCGTAATAAAAATAAATTCAGAAGAGCGTATCCTTTACAAGGGGTTCTTCGTTTACATAGTGTAAGTCAAAATCAATCAGGAACCAGCAAAGGGGGGCCCCCAAGATGGCCTTTGTGAAGTCCGTGGATTGCAGAATCAACAGACCACATGATGATGGTAAACAAGATAAATTCGATATTGAATCTAATGGCAACGACAGAAAAAATCAATTGAACCCAAGCATCCATACCGTACTACCCGATCTGATGGGTTCGTTGTATGCGTATTGTCTATCTCTGACGAAATCAGTTCCAGACACGGAGGATCTGGTTCAGGAGACCTGTCTCAAAGTGTTGTCGTCGAGAGTGGTTGGAACTTCCGGGATGAATAAAGATATAAACTGGGAAGCTTATCTGATCCGTATTGCACGCAACAGCTGGATTGATATCCTACGTCAGCGGGAGAGATTAGCATATAAACTGGATAGCTTGAAGCCGCTTCTGCACGAGATGGAGGAGGAAAGACGATTCGAGGAGTTGGAGTCTGCTGTTCAACTTCTTGTAGATAAGCTACCACCGTGGCAGCGAGTGATATATGTATTACGTGAATTAATGGGTTATAAGGCGGCAGAGACTGCGGAAATGCTGGATACGACAGAAGGCGCTGTGAAAGCGGCGTTAAGTCGTGCCCGCTCTGCCATAGCTGAAGTGAGGCACAGGTTGGAACAATCGGACGACACAGAATTGCAGTATGAGGAAGGCGCAGTGGAGGACAATCGGGAGGAACTGCGCAGCTATCTGCTGGCATTTCGTAATGGAGATACAGCCCGAATCATTGACCTGTGCCTGAATCGTTCGGATGATCCGATGGCTGTGGCGGGGACGATTTTGCAGCAGACTTTGCCGTCTCCATCCATGCAGCCAATGATGTACGGGTACTCCACTTCTGGTATGAACTCGATGTCGTATGGAGGCGGGTACACGGTCAACATGGTTGCCTAAACCGAGGAGGCGACACATATGAATGTAGTGCCGTATGTAGTGGAACAGACAGCTCGCGGAGAGCGGAGTTATGATATTTATTCCCGCTTGCTCAAAGACCGGA
This Paenibacillus xylanexedens DNA region includes the following protein-coding sequences:
- a CDS encoding RNA polymerase sigma factor, whose translation is MAFVKSVDCRINRPHDDGKQDKFDIESNGNDRKNQLNPSIHTVLPDLMGSLYAYCLSLTKSVPDTEDLVQETCLKVLSSRVVGTSGMNKDINWEAYLIRIARNSWIDILRQRERLAYKLDSLKPLLHEMEEERRFEELESAVQLLVDKLPPWQRVIYVLRELMGYKAAETAEMLDTTEGAVKAALSRARSAIAEVRHRLEQSDDTELQYEEGAVEDNREELRSYLLAFRNGDTARIIDLCLNRSDDPMAVAGTILQQTLPSPSMQPMMYGYSTSGMNSMSYGGGYTVNMVA
- a CDS encoding MBL fold metallo-hydrolase codes for the protein MDQLTFLGTGDAMGVPRVYCDCDVCTEARLTGENKRKRSSVLIDGGGDGANEQFMIDCGPDWRSQMEDQGLRMVHTLLITHAHFDHIGGLPEWADACRWLGVKGRLYAPREVIATIQGQFPWLGRHMDFLETDDDIELGGWKVHSWKVCHGHNGYSYAYRLDQGGYSWAYCSDAIDLKDAEKEPLHGLDLLVLGTSFVHELAEFSTRSVYDMREAQELLWELKPGHTYFTHMSHDVDVRQNYNLDQGITIALTGMKVPLGTLKLETNA
- a CDS encoding sulfate/molybdate ABC transporter ATP-binding protein translates to MHVEVRDLNKHFGDFHAVKDVSFDIAKGHLIGLLGPSGGGKTSILRMLAGLENPGSGEIRFHGKVVNHLPPQERGIGFVFQNYALFKHMTVFENIAFGLKVKKTPKAQIRDRVMELVELTGLKGFEQRYPHQLSGGQRQRVAFARALAPEPQLLLLDEPFAAIDAKIRQELRSWLRELIERVGITSIFVTHDQDEAIEVADEIMIISQGRLEQKGTPWDIYKNPQTPFVATFIGESTVVEDASQLKGFEHAVEGEHTKALIRPEYIEIGLKNEFTMLSATEKGTVKHLHFRGSEWMVEVDVQGHKLITYRSLEKTTLEIGQQIRVLVHRAYLFNDSNSWVVENRLKEDPMPVMI
- a CDS encoding sulfate ABC transporter substrate-binding protein, with product MQTRKKKAILLYVALMLLLVCMTAGCSKQEESSEQNEPSGNDSSNTLVIGAYSVAKDAVGELLPKFQEEWKAKTGQTINFQESYEASGTQARAIVGGFEADVALLAMESDIEKLVKADLVSSDWKQTPNEGMITRSIVVLGTRAGNPLGIRDFQDLTKPGVKVLYPNPKTSGGAQWDINAIYGAGLKLSEEQEGKKDPAAAKAFLEQVHRNVESLDKSGRSSMAAFEYGVGDVIVTYENELLARIAKGVDYDIVIPKNTILIENPAVVVNKYADKHGNRELAEAFVAYLRTPEAQRIFAKHGFRSVDPDVFAQTESTFPTPEGLFDINYLGGWDEVRSTLYSKRGVWYQVLAGL